From Roseateles sp. SL47:
CAGGATTCAAGGAGCTTGCATGACCGCCATCCCCTCTGCCCCCGCTTCGACCTCGGCCACGGCGGACCGTCCCGCAGATCCCTCTTCGTCCCGCCGCTCAGCCGCAGACGCCCCGCGCCCTGCCGTGCTGGACCTGATCGGCAACACGCCGCTGGTGCCGGTGCGCCGGCTGGACACCGGCCCCTGCGAACTCTTCCTGAAGCTGGAATCCCAGAATCCGGGCGGCTCCATCAAGGACCGCATCGGCCTGTCCATGATCGAAGCCGCCGAGCGCGATGGCCTGCTGCCGCCCGGCGGCACCGTGGTGGAGGCCACTGCCGGCAACACCGGCCTGGGCCTGGCTCTGGTGGCGCGGGCCAAGGGCTACCGGGTGGTGCTGGTGGTGCCCGACAAGATGTCGGCGGAAAAGGTGTTGCAGCTCAAGGCGCTGGGTGCCGAGGTCCACATGACCCGTTCCGATGTGGGCAAGGGGCACCCGGACTACTACCAGGACCGCGCCGCCCGCCTGGTGCAGGACATCCCCGGCGCCTGGTATGCGGACCAGTTCAACAACCCGGCCAATCCCCTGGCCCATGAAACCACCACCGGCCCCGAGATCTGGCAGCAGACCGGCCACCGTATCGATGCGCTGGTGTGCGGGGTGGGCTCCGGCGGCACGCTGACGGGCCTGTCGCGCTTCTTTGCCAAGGTCCGGCCGGGCCTGGACCTGGTGCTGGCCGACCCGGAGGGGTCGGTGCTGAAGGACTATGTGGAAACCGGCCACTACGGTGAAGCCGGGGCCTGGGCGGTCGAGGGCATCGGCGAAGACTTCATTCCGCCGATTGCCGACCTCAGCGGTGTGCGCCACGCCTATGCAGTGAGCGACACCGAGAGCTTTGCCACCGCCCGCGAGCTCTACCGCGCCGAAGGCATCCTGGCCGGCTCCTCCAGCGGCACGCTGCTGGCGGCCGCCCTGCGTTACTGCCGGGCCCAGACCACGCCGCGCCGGGTGGTGACCTTTGTCTGCGATACCGGCACCCGGTATCTCTCCAAGGTCTACAACGATCACTGGATGTTCGACCAGGGCCTGCTGCAGCGCGCCCATCAAGGTGACCTGCGGGACCTGGTCTCCCGCCGGGCCGAGGACGGCGCGGTGGTGAGCGTGTCGCCGGAGGACACGCTGGCAACGGCCTTCTCGCGCATGCGCCAGGCCGATGTCTCCCAATTGCCGGTCCTGCGCCAGGGCCGGCTGGTGGGCCTGCTGGACGAATCCGACCTGCTGGCCCAGATGCACATGGACGCCCGTCACTTCAAGGACCCGGTGGAGAGCGCCATGAGCCATGATGTACACACCCTGCCGCCCGGTGCGCCGCTGGCCTCGCTGATTGAACAGCTGCGCCGCGGCCTGGTGGCGGTGATTGCCGACGACCAGCGCTTTTATGGCCTGGTCACCCGATTCGATCTGCTGAACCATCTGCGAAAGGGCTTGTCATGAGCCAGGACCATCAGGATTCCCACGGCGCGCCGCTGCGCTTTGACACGCTGGCCATCCACGGCGGCCAGCATCCGGACCCCCTGACCGGCGCGGTGATGCCGCCGATTTATGCCACCTCCACCTATCGGCAGCAGAGCCCGGGGGTGCACCAGGGCTATGAATACGGCCGCACCCACAACCCCACCCGGCAGGCCTACGAGCGTGCCGTGGCCAGCCTGGAAGGCGGGGCGCAGGGGTTTGCCTTCTCGTCCGGGCTGGCGGCCATGGCCACGGTGCTGGACACGCTGGAGGCCGGGTCCCATATCGTCGCCGGGGATGACCTGTACGGCGGCAGCTACCGTCTGTTCGAGCGGGTGCGTCGCAAAAGCGCCGGCCTGCAGGTGACCTATGTCGACAGCACCGATCCCGAGCAGGTGCGCGCGGCCTTGCGGCCCGACACCAAACTCATCTGGATCGAGACACCCAGCAATCCGATCCTGAAGCTGACGGACCTGTCGGCGGTGGCTGCCATTGCGCGTGAGCACGGCGCACTGACCGTGGCGGACAACACCTTTGCCAGCCCCTGGGGCCAGCGGCCGCTTTCGCTGGGCTTTGATCTGGTGCTCCATTCCGCCACCAAATACCTCAACGGGCACAGCGACGTGATTTCCGGTGTGGTGGTGGTCGGTGGCGCGCCGCGCCAGGCGGCGCTGCGCGAGCAGTTGGAGTTCCTGCACAACGCCATCGGATCGGTGTCCGGTCCGTTCGACAGCTTTCTCGCCCTGCGCGGCTTGAAGACGCTGGCCCTGCGCATGGCCCGACACAACGACAGCGCGCTGACGCTGGCGCGTTGGCTGGAAGCGCAGCCGAAGGTGCGCAAGGTCTTTTACCCGGGGCTGGAAAGCCATCCGCAGCATGCGCTGGCCCAGCGGCAGATGCGCGGCGGCGGCGGCATGATCAGCGTGCAGCTGGACACTGATCTGGCCGGCGCCCGTCGCTTCCTGGAGCGGGTGCGCATCTTCTCGCTGGCGGAAAGCCTGGGCGGGGTGGAGAGCCTGATCTCGTTGCCCGCGCTGATGACCCATGCCTCCATCCCGGCGGACAAGCGGGCCCAGTTGGGCATCACCGATTCCCTGGTCCGGATTTCGGCCGGCATCGAGGACGTGGAAGACCTGAAGGCGGATCTCCAGGCGGGCCTGGATTCGATCTGACGACGCAGGCTGGGAGGGGGGGCAGCCGGAGGGCGGCGCAGGGCTCAGGGTCGCCCTCCCAGCAGCCGGGCCGGCAGGAACAGGATCGCCTTCAGCAGGGCGAAGATGGCGTCCACGCTGATGCCGATCAGCCGGAACGGCAACAGCACCAGCCACACCAGCGGCCACAGCACCAGTGCCAGCACGGCCAGCGGCCAGCACAGCACGAAAAGAAACATCCACAGCAGCAGGCTCAGCATCTCGGGCTCCGTCTTCCATGCTCGCCGACCGGGAGGTCGGCGGTCGTGTCACTTTAGGAGGGGGGGCGGCACCGTCCCGGGGGATGCGACGAACCGACGGCGGCCAAGGCCAGGCCGTCTTCCGGAGCGACTGGTGCTGCGGCGCTCGGTCCCTTCGGCGCCTGTTCAACCGTTCAGAGGCCAACCTTCCATAATCGCCGCGCGACCCGTCGGGATGTCCGAAGCACGCTCACCGCCGTTCCAGGGTTGACTCGGAAATCCCATAGGGATGAAGTTTTTAGATCCCGTTTATCCGAAGTTATGTATGATCTGGCTTCGTCTTTTCGGAGAGTTAGATGAGTTCGCTGAATTACCGTCACCTGCATTACTTCTGGGTGGTCGCCAAGGAAGGCGGCTTTGCCCGAGCGGCCGACCGTCTGGGCATGGCGGTGCAAACCATCAGCGCTCAGGTGCGCGAGCTGGAACGTTCGCTGGGGCACCAGTTGCTCAAGCCGGAGGGCCGGGGCCTGGTGCTGACAGAAGCCGGCCAGGCGGCCTTCAGCCGGGCAGAAGAGATCTTC
This genomic window contains:
- a CDS encoding pyridoxal-phosphate dependent enzyme; translation: MTAIPSAPASTSATADRPADPSSSRRSAADAPRPAVLDLIGNTPLVPVRRLDTGPCELFLKLESQNPGGSIKDRIGLSMIEAAERDGLLPPGGTVVEATAGNTGLGLALVARAKGYRVVLVVPDKMSAEKVLQLKALGAEVHMTRSDVGKGHPDYYQDRAARLVQDIPGAWYADQFNNPANPLAHETTTGPEIWQQTGHRIDALVCGVGSGGTLTGLSRFFAKVRPGLDLVLADPEGSVLKDYVETGHYGEAGAWAVEGIGEDFIPPIADLSGVRHAYAVSDTESFATARELYRAEGILAGSSSGTLLAAALRYCRAQTTPRRVVTFVCDTGTRYLSKVYNDHWMFDQGLLQRAHQGDLRDLVSRRAEDGAVVSVSPEDTLATAFSRMRQADVSQLPVLRQGRLVGLLDESDLLAQMHMDARHFKDPVESAMSHDVHTLPPGAPLASLIEQLRRGLVAVIADDQRFYGLVTRFDLLNHLRKGLS
- a CDS encoding trans-sulfuration enzyme family protein, which encodes MSQDHQDSHGAPLRFDTLAIHGGQHPDPLTGAVMPPIYATSTYRQQSPGVHQGYEYGRTHNPTRQAYERAVASLEGGAQGFAFSSGLAAMATVLDTLEAGSHIVAGDDLYGGSYRLFERVRRKSAGLQVTYVDSTDPEQVRAALRPDTKLIWIETPSNPILKLTDLSAVAAIAREHGALTVADNTFASPWGQRPLSLGFDLVLHSATKYLNGHSDVISGVVVVGGAPRQAALREQLEFLHNAIGSVSGPFDSFLALRGLKTLALRMARHNDSALTLARWLEAQPKVRKVFYPGLESHPQHALAQRQMRGGGGMISVQLDTDLAGARRFLERVRIFSLAESLGGVESLISLPALMTHASIPADKRAQLGITDSLVRISAGIEDVEDLKADLQAGLDSI